In the Quercus lobata isolate SW786 chromosome 5, ValleyOak3.0 Primary Assembly, whole genome shotgun sequence genome, one interval contains:
- the LOC115988371 gene encoding NDR1/HIN1-like protein 6, with protein sequence MADRVYPSSKPATNGTAAPTATTSNGAFPATKAQLYGATRPAYRPQPHNRRRQHSRSCCCSCCIWLTFFLLLLILLVAIAGAIVYVLYRPHRPTFSVSNLKVSYLNVTSSSTIKSKFDLDITAKNPNKKLGYIYDTITVSLLSNDIDIGDSTIPAFEQGKKDTTVLKADITNTGKTLDSGSVSTLKTGLKSKSGIPLKIEIDTKVKAKMGGLKTPKVGIRVTCDGITATVPTGKKAATASTSASKCKVDIRIKIWKWTF encoded by the coding sequence ATGGCAGACAGGGTTTATCCCTCGTCTAAACCTGCCACCAATGGTACCGCTGCTCCTACCGCCACCACCAGCAACGGCGCATTCCCCGCCACCAAGGCCCAGCTCTACGGCGCCACACGCCCCGCCTACCGCCCACAACCCCACAACCGCCGCCGCCAACACAGCCGTAGCTGCTGCTGCTCCTGTTGCATCTGGCTAACCTTCTTTCTCCTCCTACTCATCCTCCTCGTAGCCATTGCAGGTGCCATTGTCTACGTCCTCTACCGCCCCCACCGCCCTACTTTCTCTGTCAGCAACCTCAAAGTCTCGTACCTCAACGTAACTTCATCCTCAACCATAAAATCCAAGTTTGACCTAGACATCACAGCCAAGAACCCTAACAAAAAGCTTGGTTACATCTACGACACTATCACCGTCTCTTTACTCTCCAACGATATTGATATTGGTGATTCAACCATACCTGCCTTCGAGCAAGGCAAAAAGGACACGACCGTTTTGAAGGCTGACATAACAAACACTGGCAAAACACTTGACAGTGGTTCTGTTAGTACTTTGAAGACGGGCTTGAAGAGCAAGAGTGGTATTCCATTGAAGATAGAGATTGACACAAAGGTGAAGGCCAAGATGGGAGGGTTGAAGACCCCAAAGGTTGGAATAAGGGTTACTTGTGATGGAATTACAGCTACTGTTCCTACTGGAAAAAAAGCAGCAACTGCATCCACTTCTGCTTCTAAGTGCAAGGTTGACATCAGAATCAAGATTTGGAAATGGACTTTCTAA